TTGCTGCTCAACACATTCAGCCTTTGTCCAAACACTGTTGGACACAAGCTTGAACTGTCTTAGGTCACGTGTCAAGACAGACTAAACAGCTGTGTAGTTTGAGAGCCACGACAGCGCTCTGTCCAAGCAACTGTCTAGTTCAATCTAGACAGATATCTCGAGCATTTGGACAGTTGCCTGGACAGTGACTCAGGCGACCGGCTTGCCGGCCTGCACCATCCGCATCGCCGACGCGATCAGCGCCGAGACCTCGCTCATGTTGCCCGGGATGATCAGGGTGGTCTGCGACTCGTTGGCCACGTTGCGGAAGGCGTCCACCGCCCGTTCCGCCACGTTCAGCTGCACGGCCTGCTCGCCACCCGGCTGGCGGATGGCTTCGGCCACCTTGCGGATGGCTTCGGCCTTGGCTTCGGCCACGGCCAGGATCGCGGCCGCCTCGCCCTGGGCCTGGTTGATCTCGGCCTGCTTCTCGCCTTCGGAGCGGGCGATGAATGCCTCGCGCTCCCCGGTGGCGATGTTGATCTGCTCCTGCCGGCGGCCTTCCGAAGCGGCGATCAGGGCCCGCTTTTCCCGTTCGGCGGTGATCTGCGACTGCATGGCCAGCAGGATCTCCTTGGGCGGCGTCAGGTCCTTGATCTCGTAGCGCAGCACCTTGACCCCCCAGTTCAGGGCGGCCTCGTCGATCGCCTGCACCACCTGCGCGTTGATGATGTCGCGCTCCTCGAAGGTCTTGTCCAGCTCGAGCTTGCCGATCACGCTGCGCAGCGACGTCTGGGCCAGCTGGGTGACCGCCACGATGTAGTTGGACGAGCCGTAGCTGGCCCGCATTGGGTCGGTGACCTGGAAATACAGGATGCCGTCCACCTGCAGCTGGGTGTTGTCGCGGGTGATGCAGACCTGGCTGGGCACGTCCAGCGGGATC
The sequence above is a segment of the Ramlibacter henchirensis genome. Coding sequences within it:
- a CDS encoding SPFH domain-containing protein; this encodes MEIAIVLLVVAVVFVVRVVKVVPQQHAWVVERLGKYHGTLTPGLNFLIPFIDRVAYKHSLKEIPLDVPSQVCITRDNTQLQVDGILYFQVTDPMRASYGSSNYIVAVTQLAQTSLRSVIGKLELDKTFEERDIINAQVVQAIDEAALNWGVKVLRYEIKDLTPPKEILLAMQSQITAEREKRALIAASEGRRQEQINIATGEREAFIARSEGEKQAEINQAQGEAAAILAVAEAKAEAIRKVAEAIRQPGGEQAVQLNVAERAVDAFRNVANESQTTLIIPGNMSEVSALIASAMRMVQAGKPVA